In one window of Posidoniimonas corsicana DNA:
- a CDS encoding metallophosphoesterase: MPPIPLLVFVLLALVGHVVFWVGFVNRTHACGWNHRVVDALTMISAVALAGVPLWAAWLWAAGGWPAVRQSTALAAYAWVMAPLTVLSIVHQVWLRLHPERRTVSKSVTAERIDFRPELGLGIANPVPRAFCRLPGNQVLTLSVERLTLGLPRLPGELAGLKIALLADLHMSGRFGIELYQKIIEQANAWRPDLVILAGDLVEKDHCTPWVADTYGRLTAPLGVHYVLGNHDKKCDHAAVRRALDAVGAVDVSRQAAQVEHNNHVIQIAGNELPWFGPPAEFTDPGANADPDLRLVVAHNPDQFGWAVERGADLMLAGHNHGGQVQFPPLGPVLTPSLHGTRYACGTFRRGDTIMHVTRGTGSLAPFRYFCPPELTLITLEQPSS; encoded by the coding sequence ATGCCCCCGATTCCGCTGCTCGTGTTCGTCCTGCTGGCCCTCGTCGGCCACGTGGTGTTCTGGGTCGGCTTCGTGAACCGCACGCACGCCTGCGGCTGGAACCACCGCGTGGTGGACGCGCTGACGATGATCAGCGCCGTGGCGCTGGCCGGCGTGCCGCTGTGGGCGGCGTGGCTGTGGGCGGCCGGCGGCTGGCCCGCCGTGCGGCAGTCGACCGCGCTAGCGGCCTACGCGTGGGTGATGGCGCCGCTCACGGTGCTGTCGATCGTGCACCAGGTCTGGCTCCGCCTGCACCCCGAGCGGCGGACGGTATCCAAGTCGGTCACCGCCGAGCGGATCGACTTCCGTCCCGAGCTCGGCCTCGGGATCGCCAACCCCGTGCCCCGCGCGTTCTGCCGCCTGCCGGGTAACCAGGTGCTCACGCTCTCGGTCGAGCGGCTCACGCTCGGCCTGCCGCGGCTCCCGGGCGAGCTGGCCGGGCTGAAGATCGCCCTCCTGGCCGACCTGCACATGTCGGGCAGGTTCGGCATCGAGCTCTACCAGAAGATCATCGAGCAGGCCAACGCCTGGCGCCCCGACCTGGTCATCCTGGCGGGCGACCTCGTCGAGAAGGACCACTGCACCCCGTGGGTCGCCGACACCTACGGCCGCCTGACGGCGCCGCTGGGCGTGCACTACGTGCTGGGCAACCACGACAAAAAGTGTGACCACGCCGCGGTACGCCGCGCGCTGGACGCCGTGGGCGCGGTCGACGTGAGCCGCCAGGCGGCGCAAGTCGAGCACAACAACCACGTGATCCAGATCGCCGGCAACGAGCTCCCCTGGTTCGGGCCGCCCGCCGAATTCACCGACCCAGGCGCCAACGCCGACCCCGACCTGCGGCTGGTGGTCGCCCACAACCCCGACCAGTTCGGCTGGGCCGTCGAGCGCGGCGCCGACCTGATGCTCGCCGGGCACAACCACGGCGGGCAGGTCCAGTTCCCGCCGCTCGGCCCGGTGCTCACCCCCAGCCTGCACGGCACGCGGTACGCGTGCGGCACGTTCCGCCGCGGCGACACCATCATGCACGTCACACGCGGCACCGGCTCACTGGCGCCGTTCCGCTACTTCTGCCCACCCGAGCTCACGCTGATCACGCTCGAGCAGCCTAGTTCTTAG
- a CDS encoding DUF1963 domain-containing protein has translation MVDKVVCKASGCSNLIQETTAARTGGRCMPCVQAAAKKERDEYIRKNRRDFNEFEGVTDVVEALKVIHKPRKYDPLINWIPHPTPTDELYLGLSESEQSRLTEYAKGLVGTERNQEAEEICLCLSAFTSTPLDACLRRLVSYGRILPSLAFRNAPVDVRDELVERVECDACSRGPALLALAWIGDSTVVEHFRKWRSEKPAWGDSLFIPPEDYSREAGWELTPEGNRRDLVFPQCHALESGASNTAEPFRAISERGDHCPWCSSKLTNLFQVELAAFGLPHTDACRDQVEVLTCEVCTAFGTVFSSIDRNGSTVWSPRNVRPEYLPDDSDAWGRLPQGSLRVGKGRSALHSADQFLPTRFSQIGGYPTWVQDSAYPKCLECSQTMMFLAQVDRQDIEQYSEGMFFAFVCLDCLATATVYQQT, from the coding sequence ATGGTCGATAAAGTTGTTTGCAAGGCATCCGGTTGTTCCAACCTGATTCAGGAAACTACCGCGGCCCGTACTGGTGGGCGCTGTATGCCTTGTGTCCAGGCGGCGGCCAAAAAGGAGCGTGACGAGTACATCCGCAAGAACCGTCGAGACTTCAACGAGTTTGAAGGTGTCACCGATGTTGTTGAGGCTCTTAAGGTTATTCACAAGCCACGCAAGTACGACCCGCTCATCAACTGGATTCCCCATCCGACGCCAACCGATGAGCTATATCTCGGTCTAAGTGAGTCTGAGCAGAGTCGGCTGACTGAATACGCGAAGGGCCTCGTTGGAACTGAACGCAACCAAGAGGCGGAAGAAATATGCCTTTGCTTGTCAGCTTTCACCAGCACACCACTAGATGCGTGTTTGAGACGGCTCGTTTCGTACGGTCGGATTCTGCCAAGTCTTGCGTTCCGTAACGCCCCCGTTGATGTACGTGATGAGTTAGTTGAGAGAGTTGAATGCGATGCATGTAGCCGCGGCCCCGCGCTTCTAGCGCTGGCATGGATTGGTGATTCGACGGTAGTGGAGCATTTTCGCAAGTGGCGAAGCGAGAAACCCGCTTGGGGTGATTCGCTGTTCATTCCTCCGGAAGACTACTCGCGTGAGGCAGGTTGGGAGCTAACGCCTGAAGGCAATAGGCGTGATCTTGTCTTTCCTCAATGCCATGCTCTTGAAAGTGGAGCATCAAACACAGCGGAGCCGTTCCGGGCTATCAGCGAGCGCGGCGACCATTGTCCTTGGTGCTCGTCTAAACTTACGAATCTCTTCCAAGTAGAGTTGGCGGCGTTTGGTCTCCCCCACACCGACGCTTGCCGAGACCAAGTTGAGGTTCTCACCTGCGAAGTCTGTACGGCATTTGGAACCGTCTTCAGCAGCATTGACCGCAATGGCAGCACAGTTTGGTCGCCAAGAAACGTGCGGCCAGAATACCTGCCCGATGATTCAGACGCGTGGGGTAGACTGCCTCAAGGCAGTTTGCGTGTTGGCAAAGGTCGCTCAGCATTGCATTCAGCAGACCAATTCCTTCCGACAAGGTTCTCCCAGATTGGTGGGTACCCCACTTGGGTTCAGGATTCAGCATACCCGAAGTGCTTGGAATGCAGCCAAACGATGATGTTTCTTGCGCAGGTTGACCGCCAGGACATCGAGCAATATTCCGAAGGAATGTTCTTCGCTTTTGTTTGCCTTGATTGCTTGGCAACAGCTACCGTTTACCAGCAAACTTAG
- a CDS encoding fumarylacetoacetate hydrolase family protein — protein MKITRFEDPLGLVHYGCLQPDGGITLLDGDPLHSPIDTGKPAQVAKLLAPIEPVDILCIGLNYAKHAEEGGKPCPEHPVLFMKTTSAVQNPGDPVVLPRALRSDKVDYECELVVVIGGDCKNATEEDALSYVAGYTCGNDISARDWQSQWGGGQFCRGKTFDTFAPLGPCLVTPDELPEPNNLAIKTTLNGQVMQDWTTADMIFSVRKLIAFLSGSTTLRAGTALFTGTPHGVGFARQPPVWLQPGDTVTVEIEGIGELTNPVVEEEV, from the coding sequence ATGAAGATCACGCGTTTTGAGGACCCGCTCGGCCTGGTTCACTATGGCTGCCTGCAGCCGGACGGCGGCATCACGCTGCTGGACGGCGACCCGCTGCACTCGCCGATCGACACCGGCAAGCCGGCGCAGGTCGCCAAGCTGCTGGCGCCGATCGAGCCGGTCGACATCCTCTGCATCGGGCTCAACTACGCCAAGCACGCCGAGGAAGGGGGCAAGCCCTGCCCGGAGCACCCCGTGCTTTTCATGAAGACCACCTCCGCCGTGCAGAACCCGGGCGACCCGGTGGTGCTGCCCCGCGCCCTGCGGAGCGACAAGGTGGACTACGAGTGCGAGCTGGTGGTGGTGATCGGCGGCGACTGCAAGAACGCCACCGAGGAGGACGCGCTGAGCTACGTGGCGGGCTACACCTGCGGCAACGACATCAGCGCCCGCGACTGGCAGTCGCAGTGGGGCGGGGGCCAGTTCTGCCGCGGCAAGACGTTCGACACCTTCGCGCCGCTGGGCCCCTGCCTGGTCACGCCCGACGAGCTGCCCGAGCCCAACAACCTGGCCATCAAGACCACGCTCAACGGCCAGGTGATGCAGGACTGGACCACCGCCGACATGATCTTCAGCGTGAGGAAGCTGATCGCGTTCCTCAGCGGCAGCACCACGCTGCGGGCGGGAACGGCGCTGTTCACCGGCACGCCGCACGGCGTGGGCTTCGCCCGCCAGCCGCCGGTCTGGCTGCAGCCGGGCGACACGGTCACGGTCGAGATCGAGGGGATTGGGGAGCTGACGAACCCTGTGGTGGAAGAAGAGGTTTGA